The genomic window TGCGGCTTCGCCAAAGCCGTGGTGGGCTTGAGCGGCGGGGTCGACTCCGCCCTGACCGCCGCCATTGCGGTGGAGGCCCTCGGGGCCGAGAACGTGCGCGGGGTGTTCATGCCGTCGCGCTACACCTCCCCCGACAACTTCGAGGACACCGCCCGGCTGGCCGCTAACCTCGGCATTGCGCTGAACACGGTGCCTATCGACGCGATCTTCGACCAGTTCCTGGGGCAGCTCGCGCCCGGTTTTGACCCCCGGGCGCCGGGGGTGACCGAGCAGAACATCCAGGCCCGGATCCGGGGGGCGATCCTGATGGCCTACTCCAACCGCGACGGCTCACTGCTTATGACCACAGGCAACAAGTCGGAGCTGGCCGTGGGCTACTGCACGCTCTACGGCGACATGAGCGGCGGCCTGGCCGTGATTTCGGATGTGCCCAAAACCATGGTCTATGAACTCTCCCGGCACCTCAACCACGGGCGCGAGGTGATTCCGGCGCGCATCATCGCGAAGGTTCCCTCGGCCGAACTCGCCCCCGGCCAGACCGACCAGGATGACCTTCCGCCTTACGCGGTCCTGGACGAAATCCTGAAAGCCTTCGTCGAAGACCTCAAAACCGTCGATGAAATCGCCGCCCTGGGCTATGAACGCGCCCTGGTGGCGGATGTTGTCGGGCGCATCGTGCGCAGCGAGTACAAGCGCCATCAGGCCGCGCCCGGGCTGAAAGTCACCTCCAAGGCGTTCGGCTACGGCCGGCGCTACCCCATTGCCCACGGGTTCCGGCCCGGCAGCGCCTTCGGTCGCTAACCGGCCAGCGAGGAAATTTTCCATGTCCAGCACCTTCGGCACCCTATTCAGGGTCACCACCTTTGGCGAGTCCCACTGCAAGGGTGTCGGCGCGGTCGTCGACGGCTGCCCGCCGCGGATGGCCCTCAGCGAGGCCGACATCCAGCCCCAGCTCGACCGGCGCCGGCCGGGTCAGAGCCGGCTGACCACCGACCGCCGGGAAGCCGACGCCGTGACGATCCTCTCCGGCGTCGAAAACGGCCGCACCCTGGGGACTCCCATCGCGCTTTTCGTGGCCAACCGCGACCAGCGCCCGGACGACTACCGGGACCTGCAGTCCGTTCCGCGCCCCTCCCACGCCGACTTCACCTACCAGATGAAATACGGCATCCGCGCCGCCAGCGGCGGCGGCCGCTCCAGCGCGCGCGAGACCGTCGGGCGGGTGGCGGCCGGTGCGATTGCCGAGAAATACCTGCGGGAGGCCTTCGGGGTGGAGATCGTCGCCTGGGTGCAGGCGGTGGGGGAACTCGCCGCCGAGGGGATCGACCCGGAAACGGTCAGCCGTGAGGCGGTGGATGCCAGCGCGGTGCGCTGCCCGGACGGTCGAAGCGCCGAAGCGATGCAGGCCGCGATCGTGGACGCGCGCGAGGCGGCCGACTCCCTGGGCGGGGTGGTGGCCTGCGTTTGCCGGCGGGTGCCGGTGGGGCTGGGCGAGCCGGTCTTCGACAAATTCGAGGCCCGCCTGGCCCAGGCCATGCTGTCGATCCCGGCCACCAAGGGGTTTGAAATCGGCTCCGGCTTTGCCGGCAGCCGGATGCGCGGCTCCCGCCACAACGACCCGTTCGTTTTCAAATCAGGGCGCCTGGGGACCGCCACCAATTACAGCGGCGGCATCCAGGGGGGCATCTCCAACGGCGAGCCGGTTTTTTTCCGGGTGGCCTTCAAGCCGCCGGCCACCATCGGGCTGGCCCAGGAGACGGTGGATTTCGACGGCAACCCGGCCGTTCTGGCGGCCAAGGGGCGGCACGACCCGTGCGTCGTGCCGCGGGCGGTGCCCATCGTCGAAGCCATGGCCGCCCTGGTGATAGGTGATCTCGCCTTGCGGCAAAAAATGCGTGCCTGAAAGGCGCGTGTGTCAGAGGAAAACAACTCAACCCCAAAAGGAGGCGCAACATGAAAAAGGTAGTCGTGGCCTACACCAGTCGGACCGGCAAGACCGAAACCATGGCCAATTTCATCGCCGAGGGGGTCCGCATGAGCGGGCACACCGCGGATGTCAAGAAATTGGGGGATATCAAAAGCGAAAAGGACCTGGAGGGCTATGACGGTTTCATTTTCGGCTGCCCCACCTACCACCGGGACATGACCGGCAACATGAAGACCTTTCTTTTCCTGGCGGAAAAGGCCAACCTGCTGGGCAAGATGGGCGGCGCCTTCGGCTCCTACACCCACAGCGGGGATGCCCCCGGCCGAATCTACGACACCATGATGCATGTCTTCAAGATGGACATGGTGGACCTGGGTTCGCTGAACCTCTTGGAGCACGTGGTGGGCACCCCCGACGGCAACCGTGCCTGCCAGGACTACGGTCGGGCTGTGGCCGCCAAACTGCCGGCCTGATCCGGCCCCTGGCCACGGTGGCCCGGGAGCCGTGAATCGCGACAAGCGCAGGGAAAAAACGTTTCCCTGCGCTTTCTTGCGCGGCCTTCCGGACCTTTCCGTTCCA from Desulfobacteraceae bacterium includes these protein-coding regions:
- a CDS encoding flavodoxin domain-containing protein, whose product is MKKVVVAYTSRTGKTETMANFIAEGVRMSGHTADVKKLGDIKSEKDLEGYDGFIFGCPTYHRDMTGNMKTFLFLAEKANLLGKMGGAFGSYTHSGDAPGRIYDTMMHVFKMDMVDLGSLNLLEHVVGTPDGNRACQDYGRAVAAKLPA
- the aroC gene encoding chorismate synthase; amino-acid sequence: MSSTFGTLFRVTTFGESHCKGVGAVVDGCPPRMALSEADIQPQLDRRRPGQSRLTTDRREADAVTILSGVENGRTLGTPIALFVANRDQRPDDYRDLQSVPRPSHADFTYQMKYGIRAASGGGRSSARETVGRVAAGAIAEKYLREAFGVEIVAWVQAVGELAAEGIDPETVSREAVDASAVRCPDGRSAEAMQAAIVDAREAADSLGGVVACVCRRVPVGLGEPVFDKFEARLAQAMLSIPATKGFEIGSGFAGSRMRGSRHNDPFVFKSGRLGTATNYSGGIQGGISNGEPVFFRVAFKPPATIGLAQETVDFDGNPAVLAAKGRHDPCVVPRAVPIVEAMAALVIGDLALRQKMRA